The Candidatus Latescibacterota bacterium genome contains a region encoding:
- a CDS encoding glycosyltransferase family 2 protein, whose translation MTDNVVDVVVLNWNGRDVILPCLESLGKVTDPPIRVMVVDNASTDKSVDLVRERYPGIELVENPRNLLFAEGNNVGLRKVMERGGRFLLLLNNDTEVDPDFISEMMKCMDDKKAGIVGPKIFYFNEPTRIWYGGGGFIPLLWIPKHENIRKRQTPDDDVIRSTEWVSGCAMLVRREVMEEIGFLDPLYTIYCEDVDFCLRAREAGWKCLYAPHARVWHKVSSSSGGGMTPFKLENRIASTGRLFRRFRPGCWNILMAPVHLLVFVIMLAGLAVGGRPGLAWAAIKGVHRTLR comes from the coding sequence TTGACGGATAACGTCGTTGACGTGGTCGTCCTCAACTGGAATGGACGGGATGTGATCTTACCCTGCCTCGAGTCGCTCGGCAAGGTCACGGATCCTCCGATTCGAGTGATGGTGGTGGATAACGCTTCTACTGACAAATCGGTGGACCTCGTTAGAGAAAGATATCCCGGGATCGAACTCGTCGAGAATCCACGGAATCTTCTTTTTGCTGAGGGAAACAACGTCGGCCTGAGGAAGGTCATGGAAAGGGGTGGGCGTTTCCTGCTTCTCCTCAACAATGACACGGAAGTCGATCCTGATTTCATCAGTGAGATGATGAAGTGCATGGATGACAAGAAAGCGGGGATAGTGGGGCCGAAGATATTCTATTTCAACGAACCGACCAGGATCTGGTACGGAGGAGGTGGGTTTATCCCCCTGCTCTGGATCCCGAAACATGAAAATATAAGAAAGAGGCAGACTCCCGATGATGATGTGATTCGTTCGACGGAATGGGTATCAGGATGCGCCATGCTCGTGCGGAGAGAAGTCATGGAAGAAATAGGATTCCTTGACCCCCTGTACACGATCTACTGTGAAGATGTGGATTTCTGCCTGAGGGCGCGCGAGGCGGGCTGGAAATGTCTTTATGCTCCCCACGCGCGCGTGTGGCACAAGGTAAGCTCTTCGAGTGGGGGAGGAATGACGCCATTCAAGCTGGAGAACAGGATCGCAAGCACAGGCAGGCTGTTTCGCCGTTTCCGGCCGGGATGCTGGAATATCCTGATGGCGCCAGTACACCTGCTGGTATTTGTTATCATGCTGGCCGGATTGGCAGTCGGGGGCCGGCCGGGACTGGCATGGGCTGCGATTAAAGGTGTCCACCGCACCTTGCGTTAA